The DNA region AAGTGAAACTTGTGCTGGACACCTCTcatgtgccaggtactgaggGGTGGtctgtttctattttattatttttttttgaaatccagTTATTCATAAAACATGTATCTGTTCCCACTGGGGGTCAAGCCCGTTCGGGCACCAGGGATCCAAAGGTGGAAATGATGTACTGTCTGCCTTCAGGGGAGAGACCCTGGGCAGATACTGCAGCAGCCAAAGTCAGAAGTGTTGCAGCTGAGGATTAAATGTGGAGGCCGGTGCAGAGCAGAGGGGCTGTGCCTTGGGTATTGAAGGATGAGCAGGAGTTTGCCAGGCCGAGAAGACGAGTGAGCTGGCACAAGGACAAGGATAAATTACACCATATCCAGAGGCAGGTGGCTGAGAGGATGAGAGGGATTTGCCACTGAGGCCTATGGGGAAGCTGTGAAGGGCTGTGAgcccaggaagagaagaggaggatGCTGTGAGCACTGTTTGTCACTCCCCAGGGAGCTGGGCAGCAGCAGTCCCTGGGAGGAGAAGGGACGGGAGCTCAACGCTGCAGGCAGTGATTGGGCCGGCACAGGGAGCTGGgactcctgtgaggcctcagtgGTTTTCGAATGCCTCAGGGGGTGCTAGGAATGTATGGGAATTGGGAAGGAGGTTGGGGGGGGAGGTGTGCGTTGTCTTCTACAGTGGAGTCAGATTTCTTGTGAAGAAAAGGTTGTGTGGCAAAAGCCATTTTGGAGACTCCAGCCAGGAAAGCTGGTAGTTAGGTGCTGGGGATGCAAGGACAGACCCAGCTATGAATCGTGACACTCCTGACCACCCTGTGGCTGAAGGCAGTGCTGCCCtcgaagcctcagtttcctcacctgtagagTGGGCTAATCAGGAAACCTGCCTCCTGAGGCCAGTGTGAGCACTGAGGGGGAGATCGATAATTGCCCTGGCCCTGGTTTAAGCACCTTGGCAACATTAATGCTGCATCCACAACCCCTTAGGTCTTGACTGTTCTTAGCCATGTTTTGcagcagaggaaactgaggcacacagaggttacataacttgcccaaggccagaCAGACGGGTGGCAGGTCTTAACTGTTCCGCTTTCTCCACTGCATGATCTGAGGCACATTACCTGGCTTCTCTGTGCCCAGTCTCCTCATCTGCAAGATGGAGGTGACAGCAGCACCTCCACTTTGGGATTGTTGTAGCATCTCTGCGCTCAAAGTGCAAGGACCCTGGGGCCTGGCTGTCTGTAAGCACACTGTGTGTGTTAGTCTCATCGTAAAGAGATGGAGCTGGGTTTGTGTGACAGGTTAGCTCAGGGCTGCGAATACGGTGAGCCCTCCGTGAATGTTAGCATTCACTGTTGCTATTATTGGTCCACATCTGAGATCCCAGTGGTCTGAAGGGATCTAGATCTGATGACTCTGTTCCCCTCCCCATTGCAGGCCAACGAGAACAGCCTGCTGAGTGCACAGCTCAAGGGCTTTCCCCTGTTCTTGCACTCGAACCTGGGCCTGAAGGACTGCAGCATCAACCCCAAGTCCCCTCTGCTCTACGTGACACGGCCCAGCGAGGTGGAGAAGGGTGTGCTGCCCGGCGAGGACTGGACCGTGTTCCAGTCGAACCACTCCACCTACGAGCCGGTGCTGCTGGCCAAGACGCGCTCGTCCGAGTCCATCCCGCACCTGGGTGCCGACGCCGGCCTGCATGCCGCGCTGCATGCCACTGTGGTCCAGGACCTGGGCCTCCATGACGGCATCCAGCGCGTGCTCTTTGGCAACAACCTCAACTTCTGGCTACACAAGCTTGTCTTCGTCGATGCTGTGGCCTTTCTCACAGGCAAGCGCCTCTCGCTGCCTTTGGACCGCTACATCCTGGTGGACATCGATGACATCTTTGTGGGCAAGGAGGGCACGCGCATGAAGGTGGAGGATGTGAAGGTACAACTGGGGTGACGGATGGGAGCAGGGAGAGCCTCCTGAATGTCAGCCCTCTGGGTACTCTGTCATGACTTTTGCCCTATCTGCATCTCTCCTGTGCTGTTAGTTACTTAATAATCCTCCCTTGACTACTTGGCTTGCATTAGTTGTCTTATCGGAAGtgtcatttaaaattatatttaagtaTTGAATATGCAGGTATTTTGCATCTGGAGTGTGGAGTATAAGAATGTATCTATGGAAGAAGGGACCCAGTCACTGAAACCCAAAAATGGGTGCTGTGCAGTGTTGTTTACCCACCTTTTAGACCAGATGTGATTTTTAACTCTCAgaaatatttatgttaatataAGAGCTCCTATGAAACTCTTAAAATAAGAACTAAAGCTGATGTTGTACATAAGGCATATTTCCGTTGAGGTATATGTAGGTAGTGGAATgcatatttttattcaaaaagtGTTCACCAAACTAAACTGTGTGTAAAAGTACCTTGCAGACTCCGAAATTTTAAACTTGAGCAGGCTATCGCTATTAAAGTGAGGCCTACAAATTGAGATCGTTAatctttaaaatacagttttcatcAACTCAACTATTTTACTTAAAGTTATTTGCAAAGGAAACAACGTCACTGATGTAAGTGGAAAATCAGTATTGGTTGCCATAAATAGAGGGCAACCATAACAATAAatccaatgaaaacaaaacagggGGATTAAATTCTTGGCCTGCTGAGCTTACTAGATTAGCACCAACCAAGACTTCTTTTTGATGTTGGTATGGGGATTTAAACGAGATTTACAAAAGGAATACAGATTTTCTCCCCAGGTAATTCAGGGTTGTTGGTGCTGTATGCCTGTCTACCTGAAATCATCTAATCCACTGTTAGGGGCTTGTCCTGGGGCCTGGAAGGAAACCCTGATGGGGTTGAATATTGAACTCCCAGAAGGGCCCCCTATATAGAGAGTGAATCTTGGCTCTTCCTTACACCCGGGAGAGGAGAACAGAATGGATGGTGTTGGGTAGCCCCAGGGGTTCCTATGAGTGCCTGCAGGTAACAGGTGTGGGCGGGTTAGGATGGGCAGACAGCCAGGCTCTGAGCCCTCCTGGCTGCCCCTTCTGTCAAACAGGCAATGTTGCTTTCATCTGTTTTGCACTTGTGTGTTTCCTCATGAGATTTCACTTGATGAAGGGACTGTCCTGTTAAAAGAAAGCTTTAAGATGATTTCCGCTGAACCTTCCAGCTCCAAGACTTCAGGAGATGCCACAGCCTGCCTTGGAGAGATTGCTCTGTTTTTCGCTTAGGAGGTTTTTCCAGTGGCCCACACTTGTTCTCTCTTGTGACTGTCCCCATAACCTAGGCCCTTGTCTACCTGTCCAGGTGGGGTCCTGGGGCGACTCTACTCCAGGGTTGAGCCCTCAGGGAAAGGCTCCCGGGCTCACCGTGTCCCCCATAAACTCTGGGGTTGCCCTTCTCGGTTGtttattatccctgtttttaaaatgagaagagtAATAGCAACCAGGAGCCCTTTCTGTAGAAGAATATTAATAAAGGTGTCTTCCTCCACATGATCAGTTCAGTGCAGACTGCAGAAGGCTTCTCCAACTGGGGCCTCATTTGCCTTAAACATCCTTGTGAGCCAGAAAGGGcagaacttttttctttttaatcccaaACACAGGCTACAACTGCGCCTTTCTTTTGGAGACATGAATGTCATCTCATTAACTTGTACAGTACTGGCTGTACAGCATGATTTAAAGAATGCCAGCAGCAGCCACTTATTCAGGGCTCGGTGAGGGCCGGGCTCTGTGCTCAGCCCTTTTTGTGCGTTACCTCATCTGATCCTCACAGCAGTCCTCGAGGGGGGTAGTATTATAGTTCCCATTCTACAGAGGAGGGCACCAAGGCTCAGCGAGGTGAACcagcttgcccaaggccacacagctggagCCTGCACGTCCAGCAGGCCATGGTCATCCTTGGGAAGATGCCAGTGGTGACAGCTCTGCCCCCAGGAGTGCCAGGACTTTTAGGTTGCAACGTGTTTTGATATCAGGCTCTCAGAGGTTTCTTAAGAGCCTGGTGAATCATGcaggagggattttttttttttttttttgagtcttaAATCCAGAGTACAACTGAATGTTTGTTTCAGTGGTGTCATCACCCCTTCACTGACTTGCAAAACACTGGGTGTGTCATGCAGTGGAGCATTGCAGCTGGGCACCCAGTACATCTTTGGGAAGTCATGGTCTCTGGGCATCAGCCTTGAATTCCACCAGGGAGGAGAAATCCTCTGCACATGATAGATGAGGGCACTGAGGCTCACATGGCAGTGACCACAGACATAGCAGCAGGCACCATTTTTCATCACTTACCATACATCAGCTGGTTTTCAtgcagtatctcatttaattttaccAAAAGCCCCACAAGGGATCCCTATTTTATAgttggggaaaccaaggcccagagaagtcATGAAGCTTTCTCCAGAGCCAGGATGGAGTCCAGGTCTTGTCTTGCCAGGGGCCTGGTGAAGGTGGCAGCACACACCTGGCTCAGGGGGGCCCGATGCGTGCTTTTATGTCTTGTTGCCATCTGAAAATTCTTACCAGTTTTTGAGAACAAGGTCCTGCAAATCATGTAGCCTGTCCTGCAGGAGCAGGACCCTTCTTGGGCCCTCAGTGGGAGGAGCAGGGAGCTCCTAGCTGTCGCCTcacccctctcctccccctttgCCTCCCAGGCCCTGTTTGACACGCAGCATGAACTACGCACACACATCCCAAACTTCACCTTCAATCTGGGCTACTCAGGGAAATTCTTCCACACAGGTAAGTGCGAAGGGCCTCTGCAGCATCCAGACTCTCAGAGCACTGTATCGGGAGGGCAGCTGGTGGGCGTGTGGGTCGGCATTAGGAGTACATTTGACCATTGGCCTCCCCAGAGCCATCGGACCCAAAAGCAGCCACAGCCCCAGGCAGAGGCCATTGCAAGGCAGCAGTCAAAGCAGCAGTGGCTTCCACTCAGCCCTCTCCGAGGCTTTCAGGCTCTGCTGTCCTAGATGGGGCATCTTCTCCCTCTAGACTCTCCCACACTTAGCGCCTTTAAAAATTACTGTgttctttctgtttataaaaggtGATGGAAATGTAAGAACATTATAGGAACGTATAGCATAGAAAGTCAAAATGCCCTGTAATTGTACCCACCCTAGGCATGACTACTGTTAGAAGTTTATTTCAGTCATAGGAGTTGAGGTGGAGGCTGTAGGTTGCTTGGTTCAGACATTCCTTCCTCTCTTGGGCTCTCCAAGGTTCCTCACGTGCTGCCCTTCAAGGATTAGGTAAGAAGGAATAGCCCCTGTTCAGGTCATCTTCAGTGACCATTCCCTCTTGCTGCCTCTACTCAGGACACTGTGACATTCGCTCTAGGCAAAACCCTGTTAGGCAACAATGTGTGCAGTATAGTCCCAAAGCCAAATGGAAGTGATACTGGGTATCTCTATGCACTTTTTCTCAACCTTTAGCATATCAGAGGTGATTGTAATGATATACATAAGATTAAGCATCCTGTATATATAAAGAgcttctacaaatcaataagtaAAAGACAAATGACCTAATAGAAAAACAGGAAGAGAATACGAGCAGGCATGTCAGAGCAAAGAAACCCTTGAGGTCACTGACTCCAGACCCTGCTTTGCACAGTTGGGGTCTAAGGGACCAGAGATGAGAAGGACTTGGCCCAGGTCACAAATCGAGTCAAGGGCACACTGTAGGCTAGAATCTGGGGCTCTGGATTGGGGTCCTGTCAGCTTGGATGACTGTTCCAAGCAGCTCTTGGGTGGGGCATGACTGTGCAGTCCCAACCACGGGCCTGGGCCCGGGTTGAAGACCTCGTTGCTGGGGCCATGCTGAGCTCCCTGTGCTGGGCTGCAGGTACCGATGCCGAGGACGCTGGGGATGACCTGCTGCTGTCATACGTGAAGGAGTTCTGGTGGTTCCCCCACATGTGGAGCCACATGCAGCCCCACCTTTTCCACAACCAGTCTGTGCTGGCGGAGCAGATGGCCCTGAACAAGAAGTTCGCTGTCGTGAGTAAGATTCCCTACAGGGCGGAGCCGGGtgggccaggggctgggctggggtctgGACTGCTGGCCTCTCATGCCTTTGCAGTTCAGTCTGACAGGTTTTTACTAACATCTCTGTGCCAGGGTCGGGGCTGGCTGCCTTTACAGACACTGTCTCATCGAAACCTCACAGAGACCCCAAGAGGCGGGTACTGAGAGCCCCTTTTTATAGACAGGGAGGTCACTTGAGCAAGTAAGAGGTTCAGTGAGGACTTAAACCCAGGCCTGCTTCCTGAGCCTGAGCTCTTACCTTTAGGCATGGTTGGGAGTCTGTTAAAAGCTGGAGGAGGTGCtcagtggggaggtggggaggcctTGGTCCTTGGCTCAGCCTGGGCTGGGTCTGCGTGGGCCTGGGTGTCCACCGGCCAATTAGAGGCTAAGAGAAGGCAGGAAAAGGCCTGTCCATATCCCTCACCGCAGGGACCTAGAGTCCCTGGTGCTGGACCGAGAGTCGGGAGACCTGGCTTCCAGTCTCCGCACTGAGCCGCTCTCCCTGAGATCCGGGCCCAGCCCTtcccttccctgggcctcagtggAGGGTCCCCATCTGTACTGTGAGCCTCTGACTTCTCTCTCCCCTTTTATGGAGGGGAAACTAAGGCTCTGAGGGGAAGGAACCCTGTGCTCACGCCACCCTGGCCCTCTCTCCCCAGGAGCACGGCATTCCCACGGACATGGGGTACGCAGTGGCGCCCCACCACTCGGGTGTGTACCCCGTGCATGTGCAGCTGTACGAGGCCTGGAAGCAGGTGTGGAGCATCCGCGTGACCAGCACGGAGGAGTACCCCCACCTGAAGCCGGCTCGCTACCGCCGCGGCTTCATCCACAACGGCATCATGGTGTGTGGGCCCCCGGCAGCccggtggaggggtgggggagtggggaggggggtgggggcggaCAACACAAAACTGACAAAATTCCCTGTGCCCGGAGACCTGACATTCTAGTGGCAGGAGACAGACCGTGTGCTCATAAACATGAGAAGCACACAATGGTCAGATGGCAGAAAATGCTGCGGAGAAACTCAAGGTCGTGCCGCGGAGAAACTCAAGGTCGTGCCAGGGGCAGGTGGAATAGGAGAAGCTATTTTAAGTGAGGTGGTTAGGAGGGCCTTCCTGATGAGTGTCATCTGAATCGAGACCAGGAAGGGAGAATGAGCCATGCTGCTGTGTGAGGGAAGAGCAGTTGAAGCAGAGAGAaacagtgcaaaggccctggggcagggctgTCCTGGGTCTTTAAGGACCAGCCAGGAGCCAGTGCAGTGGGAGAGGAGTGAGCAATGGGAGAGAGGTAGAGATGAGGTCAGAGGGGTGATGGGCTGGGTCGGGTAGGACCCTGTTGGGGCCCCCGGATGGACGTTAGCTTTTAGTCTGAAATGGGAAGGTCTCATGTGGAGTGATATTATGGTCTGACTCACATTTGAAAGGATTTGCATCATTGTGTTTGTTGCATGGAGCAGAGACTATAAGTGACAGAAGTagaagcagagagaccagttaGGGAGCTACCTTCTCCTGACACACATGTCCAGATTAGAGATGATGCTGGCATGGACCAGGGGTGATGCTGGGACGTGATAGATGAAGGACTTAATTTGAAGGTAGAGCCAAGAGGATCTGCTGATGAGCTGGATGTAGCgtgtgagagaaagaaaacagtcaGGGATGGCCCCAAGGTTTTTGACCCGAGCCACTGGAAGGATGAGTTGTCATCAGCCCAGATGGGGCAGCTTTGGGAGAGCAGATTTGTCAGTTCGTTTGTTTGTTCATCTGTCAACCGACAGCCAGCCTCCTCGGTACCAGGCACTCGTATAAACTCTGGGAATGAGGTGCTGACAAGACAGGCAAGTGCCCTGTTTTCTTGGAGCCCACAGTCTCATGGGggaagacagaaaacagataaacCGGTGCTTGACCAAGGGTGCTAGCAGGTGAGGTTCTCAGGCCGTGAGGGGTGTAGCAGAGAGTGCCTGGGATTGCTGCTTTAAAGAAGGCCGTGGCCTCACCGGGCAAATGGCCTGAGTTTCCGGAAACACTCTCTTCCTTATTTCTGTTACTTTTAGGAGTCTTCCTTTTGTGCAGAGAATAGCAGTGAAGTATGTAAAGTGGCAAGGGGCTGGGATCTCACTAGGGATGAGGTTGCAGGCTGCAGGGGGTCTTTGGGGGAGAGTACCCCTGAGGGTGGGGGCTGTGAGCAGTGATGAAAGCAGGCCACGTCCTCAGGTCTGTGCCGTCACACAAGAGGCCGTCTTTCCGAGGAGACTCCTCGGCCCCTCTCCCGAGGAAGGACCCTCCCCCACAGTGTCCATCCCTGGAGACGCCCtagctcctctccccaccccaccccaggtcctcccACGGCAGACCTGCGGCCTCTTCACGCACACCATCTTCTACAACGAGTACCCCGGAGGCTCCAGTGAGCTGGACAAGATCATCAACGGCGGCGAGCTCTTCCTCACCGTGCTCCTCAATCCCGTGAGTGCTCCTCAGTGCTCGCTTGGTGGGTGCCGTGGGGATGTGCTGGGTGTCTTGTCTGCAGCTCAGGTGGGCTGTCCTGAGcttggtgggggcgggggggtggtGCCTGGAGTTGGCAGACCCCCTTTCCAGCTCTGGCTCTGTCCCTTCCTGTCTGGGGGACCTCAGTTAAGTTATCTGGACtcacttgctttttttcttttctttcataatcTTGCACTTTAATACAATAGCACTGGCATTTTTGTCCATGTTCTCTTTCCAGACTTTGTTCATGTCTAACTgtctatctgtccatccacccatctatttatcaatctaATCACTTTTTAACTATTCACCTGAGCTCTCTGGGCCTCTCTTTCATTTTCCGTATAATGGAAATAATTATCCatgctttaaaattattaaataaatgtcaGATGTTTGTTGTTATTCAGCTTTATGGGATCACTGAGTGCTCCTCATTTTCCATGCAACCCACCCtccaaaaaattacaaaacaaggCAGAAATAACTCCTGCATTAGGTCAGCTTCCCATTTCAGTTTGTGATGTTTGGTGATTAGCCAGGCCTGGATTCACACCTGTCTGTGCCTAGCCCAAGGCCACCCAGTGATTTTGTGTACCTTGTACTGGTCTTCGGGTGGCCGTGCAAGCTGGGCAGGGCCAGAAGGGTCAGCAGGCAGGGTGAGGGTGGGTCCAGATGCCAACTGACCCCTACCTCCCATCTCCTCTCCCCTGGAGCAGATCAGCATCTTCATGACGCACCTGTCCAACTACGGGAATGACCGCCTGGGCCTGTACACCTTCAAGCACCTGGTGCGCTTCCTGCACTCCTGGACCAATCTCCGGCTGCAGACACTGCCCCCCGTGCAGCTAGCCCAGAAGTACTTCCAGATCTTTTCTGAAGAAAAGGACCCACTCTGGCAGGTAGGTGGGAGGTGTGGAGGATGGGGAGGACAGGGTGGCCTGGGTGTTTTGGAGCAGGAATGGAGTGCCCACCACTCACAGGCACACGCTCTGGGCATGGGCTCAAGGGCTCAGCCCCCCACACCCTCACCCTTTCTCCTGAATGTAAACTCAGGTGCACACTTGCTTGCCAGCATGGGCACACTTGCTTCCATGCACACATGTAGACATGTGCTAGTCCACACCTCCCCACGCAGACCCACATGGATGCACACTCCTACACATCCTCTTAAAAAACAGCACAGAAACTTTGTGAGCATGGTGCAGATGAAGTGTAGAAGGCGACTGCCCCTCTTGGTTGGATAACCTCTGACCCAGCAGGCTCTGAGCCATTGGAAAGGGGGCTCATGGGAAGGTTTTGGGGGACAGTTCTTGAGGAAGCCTCCCCTGGGCTCCGTTAAAAACTGTAAGCAGAAGCTGGAATTGGCAGCAGTTTCTTAGTTCAGACCAGTGACCTACAAATCAGAGCTTatgtgtaaataaagttttactgaaacacagccatgctcattctcttatatattttctctggctgctttcatgctacaagtggagttgagtagttgtggcaGAGACCAGATGGtgtgcaaagcctaaaatattaaatattttagtatttgaaatttgttctatagctacttgttaaattgtaatttgaaagctatcaccttttgtgtatatgtcatatttcataataaggaaataactgaaatgatggtattgtaactcataaaaactttggaaatttcctatataactaaaaattattaaatattaactaaaatatttaactaagctttacagaaaaagtttgtcaacCTCTGGTTCAGCTCATTCAGTTGAattcaacaaattcaaaaattcCAGTTTTTAGCAGAGCCCAGGGGAGGCTCCCTCAAGAACTGTCCCCCAAAACCTTCCCATGAGTCCCCTTTCCAATGGCTCAGAGCCTGCTGGGTCAGAGGTTATCCAACCAAGAGGGGCATTCGCCTTCTACACTTCATCTGCACCATGCTCACAAAGTTTCTGTGCTGTTTTTTAAGAGGCTGTGTAGGAGTGTGCATCCATGTGGGTCTGTGTGGGGAGGTGTGGACTAGCACATGTCTACATGTGTGCATGGAAGCAAGTGTGCCACGCTGGCACGAGctcttattatgtgccaagcactgggctTGGCATTTTGCTAGGGTGTGTGGGAGGCATGAGACTAAGCCTGCCAGAGGCTCAGTGTCCCGAGGCTGGGATGTGACAAGGACACGTAGTGATTATGCCTGTCCGTTGGGGCTGTGATAGCCACATATCCATGTGCAGTGAGAGTCATTCACTGGGTTCTTGGGCCTCTCCAAATGCCTTCCTCTGTTGCTTCAGGACCCCTGTGAGGACAAGCGCCACAAAGACATCTGGTCCAAGGAGAAGACGTGTGACCGCTTCCCAAAGCTCCTCATCATCGGGCCCCAGAAAACAGGCAGGTCTCTCCACTCTTTACCCAGCTCCCACCACCCactgtctcagccactgaattctGGGGACCTCCTTGCCCTGGTTCCACTCCCCAGTAATCTTCCCCTTTCCCCAGAGAGTAGAAGTGAAAGTGAAGTTGGGGTGAACATGAATTGCCTAAAAGTATagaggggagggatgggggaaggcACAGATTTCTTCTGCCTGTGCAGGAGCTCTCCCTGTGTCCCCCTGGAAGTCTCTGAGAAGCCCAGATCAGCTGCTCTGCAGGTGTGAGCAGTGCCAGACAAAATGAGTTCAGTGCAGAGGACTGAGATCAATTAGTCATGTCTGCCAAAGATGCAGGAGGGAGAAATGGTGACCTGATTGCTAAGTGTTTGCTGTCCACACACCCTAGAAGGCACGAATGGctactcccattttacagttaagaAACTCAAGGCTCAGAGGAGTTAAGTGACTTCCTCAAGCACATTCAGTTAGGAAATGGCAGCTCCAGGTCTTGAACTCTGGTCTCTGTGACTCTAAAGCTTAAACTCTTAATCACCAAGCTCTACAACCTTCTCTTCCGGGACCTGTCAGTATAGCATAGAAACCCTGGGTCCCACCACAAGGAGTGAATGGACTCCCTCAGGAGAGAGTAGGGTCAGGGCTGTCAAATTGGGAGGAAGCAGGAACAAGGGTAGGGCACCTAGAAGAGGACATCTGAGTTAGATTTCTCACCCCTCAAGAATTTCACATCAACAGAACTAGAGTCAGTAGCTCTCTTTTTTCCAAGCTTCTCCCAAGTGCCAGAGAGTAGAGACCCAGGACTAGAAGGAACCGACAGAAACCATCTAGTTCTGGGATTGTGAGGAGACACTAATCAGTTGGACCTAACTGCTGGAGTACAGTGGTGAAAAGGATTCTGAGGCCAAGTCCTTTTTAGTGCTGAAGAACGCTGTGATAGGTTAGTGATGTCAGCCATGGGTACAGGAGTTGGGGTGTCCCCACTCATGCCATGTGTTTGCCCTCCTGGGTTGAGTATAATTTcctcattgtacagatgaggaaactaaggcccagaagCTCCCAGCGGATGATGGAGAGGGAGGACCAGAACCCAGGACTGCAGACTCCCTATTTAGCGTGTTGCCTCCTTCCACCACCTTCTTGTTGGGGGCTGGGCCCTGGGTCTCAGCTGCCTGCCTTCCCTGCAGGCACCACGGCCCTCTATCTGTTCCTGGGCATGCACCCGGACCTCAGCAGCAACTACCCCAGCTCAGAGACCTTCGAGGAGATCCAGTTCTTTAACGGCCACAACTATCAC from Choloepus didactylus isolate mChoDid1 chromosome 13, mChoDid1.pri, whole genome shotgun sequence includes:
- the NDST1 gene encoding bifunctional heparan sulfate N-deacetylase/N-sulfotransferase 1, giving the protein MPSLARRRRLCRHMSPQAVFFLLFVFCLFSVFVSAYYLYGWKWGLEPSADAPEPDCGDPPPVAPSRLLPLKPVQAAAPSRTDPLVLVFVESLYSQLGQEVVAILESSRFKYRTEIAPGKGDMPTLTDKGRGRFALIIYENILKYVNLDAWNRELLDKYCVAYGVGIIGFFKANENSLLSAQLKGFPLFLHSNLGLKDCSINPKSPLLYVTRPSEVEKGVLPGEDWTVFQSNHSTYEPVLLAKTRSSESIPHLGADAGLHAALHATVVQDLGLHDGIQRVLFGNNLNFWLHKLVFVDAVAFLTGKRLSLPLDRYILVDIDDIFVGKEGTRMKVEDVKALFDTQHELRTHIPNFTFNLGYSGKFFHTGTDAEDAGDDLLLSYVKEFWWFPHMWSHMQPHLFHNQSVLAEQMALNKKFAVEHGIPTDMGYAVAPHHSGVYPVHVQLYEAWKQVWSIRVTSTEEYPHLKPARYRRGFIHNGIMVLPRQTCGLFTHTIFYNEYPGGSSELDKIINGGELFLTVLLNPISIFMTHLSNYGNDRLGLYTFKHLVRFLHSWTNLRLQTLPPVQLAQKYFQIFSEEKDPLWQDPCEDKRHKDIWSKEKTCDRFPKLLIIGPQKTGTTALYLFLGMHPDLSSNYPSSETFEEIQFFNGHNYHKGIDWYMEFFPIPSNTTSDFYFEKSANYFDSEVAPQRAASLLPKAKVLTILISPADRAYSWYQHQRAHDDPVALKYTFHEVITAGPDASSKLRALQNRCLVPGWYATHIERWLSAFHANQILVLDGKLLRIEPAKVMDTVQKFLGVANTIDYHKTLAFDPKKGFWCQLLEGGKTKCLGKSKGRKYPEMDLDSRAFLKDYYRDHNIELSKLLYKMGQTLPTWLREDLQNTR